A single region of the Rhodospirillales bacterium genome encodes:
- a CDS encoding LysE family translocator, with product MDIAAMIALFTGVALLAAKPGPGMLTVASKAISEGLESVLFFMAGTNLVKILFFCLVVFGYQFIPDDIVFISIMLKSAASVYLIWLGIKGLQKFDLDLPGNVREQAKTGFWDNFSAGFMLTASNPFDILFFAGILPTLFDLQTVGAPDIALAAFIIVFADAIVALSYAVPLSMTRNLFSEAVLRKVNTGASIGIILVGLVIGYSALPAKDLLSVF from the coding sequence ATGGATATAGCAGCAATGATCGCTTTATTTACGGGGGTGGCCCTTTTGGCGGCAAAGCCGGGGCCGGGGATGTTAACTGTGGCATCGAAAGCCATAAGCGAAGGGCTGGAGAGCGTCCTGTTTTTTATGGCCGGGACCAATCTGGTTAAAATTCTTTTCTTTTGCCTTGTCGTTTTCGGGTACCAGTTCATTCCGGACGACATTGTTTTTATCTCTATCATGTTGAAATCCGCCGCTTCCGTTTATCTGATATGGCTTGGGATCAAGGGGCTGCAGAAATTCGATCTTGATTTGCCGGGGAACGTCAGGGAGCAGGCCAAAACCGGATTTTGGGATAATTTCAGCGCAGGGTTCATGCTGACCGCCAGCAATCCTTTCGATATCCTGTTTTTTGCGGGGATATTGCCGACGCTGTTTGATCTGCAGACCGTGGGAGCGCCGGATATCGCGCTGGCGGCCTTTATTATTGTCTTTGCCGATGCGATTGTGGCGCTGTCCTACGCGGTGCCGCTTTCCATGACACGCAATCTCTTTTCGGAAGCGGTGCTTCGAAAAGTGAATACGGGGGCCAGTATCGGGATTATTCTGGTCGGGTTGGTGATCGGCTATTCGGCCCTGCCGGCGAAAGACCTGCTTTCTGTGTTTTAA
- a CDS encoding LysE family translocator: protein MDLAALGTYAMTIAVLALKPGPGVLAVVTKTAGRGAAGFLSYMSGATLGEVVYLALVVFGAVVFAEELLFVSIFLKALAGAYLIYLGVGTLTKPLALDVDFQKTASLKDNWEDFTTGLMLTLSNPFVIIVFGGIVPSVIGTQDVSFANFGILALVTVVVQISIDFMYCVPVFVSRRFFRGKTLEGLRLASGMAMILIGLYLGYSALPAEDLLSVF, encoded by the coding sequence ATGGATTTAGCAGCTCTGGGCACATACGCCATGACGATTGCCGTGCTGGCGCTCAAACCCGGGCCGGGGGTTTTGGCCGTTGTGACAAAAACGGCAGGGCGCGGGGCCGCCGGATTCCTTTCCTACATGTCCGGCGCGACGCTGGGAGAGGTCGTTTATCTGGCCCTGGTCGTATTCGGCGCCGTTGTTTTTGCGGAAGAACTCCTGTTTGTGTCCATTTTTCTCAAGGCGCTGGCCGGTGCCTATCTGATTTATCTGGGGGTGGGCACGTTGACCAAACCTCTGGCGCTGGACGTGGATTTTCAAAAAACGGCGTCTTTAAAGGATAACTGGGAAGATTTTACAACGGGGCTGATGCTCACATTGTCCAATCCCTTTGTCATTATTGTTTTTGGCGGAATTGTACCGAGCGTCATCGGCACACAGGACGTGAGTTTTGCCAATTTCGGTATTCTGGCCCTCGTGACGGTGGTGGTCCAGATTTCCATTGATTTCATGTATTGCGTGCCGGTTTTTGTATCACGCCGTTTTTTCAGGGGTAAAACGCTGGAAGGGCTTCGTCTGGCTTCCGGCATGGCGATGATCCTGATCGGTTTGTATCTGGGCTATTCCGCGCTGCCGGCGGAAGACCTGCTTTCTGTGTTTTAA
- the rimO gene encoding 30S ribosomal protein S12 methylthiotransferase RimO, with amino-acid sequence MTKTAPKIGMVSLGCPKALVDSERILTKLRAEGYELSPDYDGADAVIVNTCGFLDSAKAESLEAIGTAMKQNGRVIVTGCMGGEPEQITSRFPDVLAVTGPHAYEDVVAAVHDAIPPVHDPYMDLVPEEGLKLTPRHYAYLKISEGCHNRCSFCIIPSLRGDLVSRPIHHVIAEAENLARAGVKELLVISQDTSAYGLDLKYQEFSWKGRKWRTKFQDLCEALGELGIWVRLHYVYPYPHVSNVIPLMADGKILPYIDIPFQHAAPDVLKNMRRPGTQDKTLAQIREWRGICPDLTIRSTFIVGFPGETEQDFQILLDWLAEAQLDRVGCFKYEAVKGAAANELDGAVPEEVKEERYARFMEAQQKISAAKLQQKIGKTLDVIIDDVAEGGADARSRGDAPEIDGNVYLRDVGNVQTGDIIKVAIEDADEYDLYGVPLDRKQEETL; translated from the coding sequence ATGACAAAAACGGCCCCGAAAATCGGCATGGTCTCTCTCGGCTGCCCCAAGGCGCTGGTGGATTCGGAGCGGATTTTAACCAAACTCCGGGCCGAGGGCTATGAACTCTCCCCCGATTACGACGGCGCGGACGCGGTCATCGTGAATACCTGCGGGTTTCTGGACAGCGCCAAAGCGGAATCCCTCGAGGCCATCGGCACGGCGATGAAGCAAAACGGACGGGTCATCGTAACGGGCTGCATGGGCGGGGAGCCGGAACAGATCACCTCCAGATTTCCCGACGTTCTGGCCGTCACCGGCCCCCATGCCTATGAAGACGTTGTCGCCGCCGTTCATGACGCCATCCCGCCGGTTCATGACCCGTATATGGACCTTGTGCCGGAAGAAGGGCTGAAGCTCACGCCCCGCCACTACGCTTACCTGAAAATCTCCGAAGGCTGCCACAATCGCTGCTCTTTTTGCATTATTCCGTCTTTACGCGGGGACCTGGTCAGCCGCCCCATCCATCACGTCATTGCGGAAGCAGAGAACCTCGCCCGCGCCGGAGTGAAAGAACTTCTGGTCATCTCGCAGGATACAAGCGCCTACGGGCTGGACCTCAAATATCAGGAATTTTCGTGGAAAGGCCGCAAATGGCGCACAAAATTCCAGGATCTTTGCGAAGCCCTCGGAGAGCTGGGCATCTGGGTGCGGCTGCACTATGTCTACCCCTACCCCCATGTCAGCAACGTCATTCCCCTCATGGCGGACGGAAAGATTCTTCCTTACATAGACATCCCCTTCCAGCATGCCGCGCCGGACGTGCTCAAAAACATGCGCCGCCCCGGCACGCAGGACAAAACGCTCGCGCAGATCAGGGAATGGCGCGGCATTTGCCCGGATTTAACGATCCGTTCGACCTTTATTGTCGGGTTTCCGGGGGAAACGGAACAGGATTTCCAAATCCTGCTGGACTGGCTGGCCGAAGCACAGCTGGACCGTGTGGGCTGCTTTAAATACGAGGCCGTGAAAGGCGCCGCAGCAAACGAACTGGACGGCGCGGTCCCGGAAGAGGTCAAAGAAGAGCGTTACGCCCGATTCATGGAGGCGCAGCAAAAAATTTCCGCAGCAAAGCTGCAGCAAAAAATCGGCAAAACGCTCGACGTTATCATCGACGATGTGGCAGAGGGCGGCGCGGATGCGCGCTCCCGTGGAGATGCGCCCGAAATTGACGGAAATGTTTATCTGCGCGATGTCGGGAATGTCCAGACAGGCGATATCATCAAGGTTGCAATCGAGGACGCCGATGAATATGACTTATACGGCGTTCCCCTCGACCGGAAACAGGAAGAAACCCTATGA